The following are encoded in a window of Providencia rettgeri genomic DNA:
- the deoC gene encoding deoxyribose-phosphate aldolase, with product MTDLKAAAQRALTLMDLTTLNDDDTDAKVIALCHQAKSPAGNTAAICIYPRFIPIARKTLREQGTPDIRIATVTNFPHGNDDIEIALAETKAAIAYGADEVDVVFPYRALIAGNEQIGFDLVKACKDACATANVLLKVIIETGELKDAALIRKASEISIKAGADFIKTSTGKVPVNATLESAEIMMQVISDMGVAKTVGFKPAGGVRTAEEAADYLALAGRILGDNWVDSRHFRFGASSLLANLLNTLGYDVKKSSGSY from the coding sequence ATGACTGATTTAAAAGCAGCCGCACAACGCGCGCTGACCCTGATGGATTTAACCACATTAAATGATGATGACACTGATGCAAAAGTAATCGCATTATGCCATCAAGCCAAAAGCCCTGCGGGCAATACCGCGGCAATTTGTATCTACCCTCGTTTTATTCCGATTGCACGCAAAACCCTGCGTGAGCAAGGTACCCCTGATATTCGTATTGCGACAGTAACCAACTTCCCACACGGTAATGATGACATTGAAATCGCATTAGCAGAAACCAAAGCGGCTATCGCTTATGGTGCGGACGAAGTTGACGTTGTATTCCCATACCGCGCGCTCATTGCAGGTAATGAACAAATCGGTTTTGATTTAGTGAAAGCATGTAAAGATGCTTGTGCAACTGCGAATGTCTTACTGAAGGTGATCATTGAAACAGGCGAATTAAAAGATGCGGCGTTAATTCGTAAAGCGTCAGAAATTTCAATTAAAGCAGGTGCTGATTTTATCAAAACCTCGACAGGTAAAGTCCCCGTTAATGCAACCTTAGAAAGCGCAGAAATCATGATGCAAGTTATCAGTGATATGGGTGTTGCAAAAACAGTTGGTTTTAAACCCGCAGGTGGTGTCCGTACTGCTGAAGAAGCGGCTGATTACTTAGCTTTAGCTGGTCGAATTTTAGGTGACAATTGGGTTGATAGCCGCCACTTCCGTTTTGGCGCATCAAGCTTGTTAGCAAATTTATTAAACACGCTGGGTTACGACGTTAAAAAATCAAGCGGTAGTTATTAA
- the deoB gene encoding phosphopentomutase — MKRTFIMVLDSFGIGAAHDAHKFGDEGSNTLGHIADACARGEADIGRKGPLHLPNLTKLGLGKAGEESSGSFPAGLDPNAEIIGAYGYASEISSGKDTPSGHWEIAGVPVLFDWGYFSDEENSFPQELLDTLVKKANLPGYLGNCHSSGTVILDQLGEEHMKTGKPIFYTSADSVFQIACHEETYGLDKLYELCEIAREELTKGGYNIGRVIARPFVGDKAGNFTRTGNRHDLAVEPPAPTVLKKLVDEKQGEVVSIGKIADIYAHVGITKKVKATGIDALFDATVEEMKQAGDNTIVFTNFVDFDSAYGHRRDVAGYAAALELFDRRLPELMKLVKEDDILILTADHGCDPTWPGTDHTREHIPVLIYGPKVKPGSLGHRETFADIGQTVAKYFDLSPMDYGKPML, encoded by the coding sequence ATGAAACGCACATTTATTATGGTTTTGGATTCCTTTGGGATCGGTGCTGCACACGATGCACATAAATTTGGTGATGAAGGCTCAAATACATTGGGTCACATTGCAGATGCTTGCGCACGCGGCGAAGCGGATATTGGTCGTAAAGGGCCTCTGCATTTACCAAATTTAACCAAATTAGGTTTAGGTAAAGCAGGTGAAGAATCAAGCGGTTCATTCCCTGCGGGGCTTGATCCTAATGCTGAAATTATCGGTGCCTACGGTTATGCGAGTGAAATTTCTTCCGGTAAAGATACGCCATCAGGTCACTGGGAAATCGCAGGGGTGCCAGTATTATTTGACTGGGGATATTTCTCTGATGAAGAAAATAGCTTTCCACAAGAATTGTTGGATACCTTAGTTAAAAAAGCGAACTTGCCAGGTTATTTAGGTAACTGTCACTCATCGGGGACGGTTATCCTTGACCAACTGGGTGAAGAGCACATGAAAACGGGTAAACCCATTTTCTATACCTCCGCAGACTCTGTCTTCCAAATTGCTTGCCATGAAGAAACTTACGGTTTAGACAAACTGTATGAGTTATGTGAAATCGCTCGTGAAGAGTTAACCAAAGGTGGTTATAACATTGGCCGTGTTATTGCACGTCCATTTGTTGGTGACAAAGCGGGTAATTTCACCCGTACAGGTAACCGCCACGACTTAGCGGTTGAACCACCTGCACCAACAGTGCTGAAAAAATTAGTGGACGAAAAACAAGGTGAAGTCGTTTCTATCGGTAAAATCGCTGATATTTACGCCCATGTTGGGATCACGAAGAAAGTCAAAGCAACAGGCATTGATGCTCTGTTTGATGCAACAGTGGAAGAAATGAAGCAGGCGGGTGATAACACCATTGTGTTCACTAACTTTGTTGACTTTGACTCAGCATACGGTCACCGCCGGGATGTTGCAGGTTATGCAGCCGCGCTTGAGTTATTTGACCGTCGTTTACCAGAGTTAATGAAACTGGTGAAAGAGGATGACATTCTGATTTTAACCGCTGACCACGGTTGTGACCCAACTTGGCCAGGTACAGACCATACACGTGAGCACATTCCTGTTCTAATCTATGGTCCAAAAGTTAAACCAGGTTCATTAGGTCACCGCGAAACTTTTGCCGATATTGGTCAGACAGTGGCGAAGTACTTTGATTTGTCGCCAATGGATTATGGTAAGCCAATGCTCTAA
- a CDS encoding TatD family hydrolase produces MGKTQFIDTHCHFDFPPFSDSFTDSLQRAKKSGVEQIVIPTVSLDNFARVWQLAQQYPQLYAAMGFHPLYIKQYQDAHFDVLVDYLRQKNKKCVAIGEIGLDLYMQTPQFERQQQLLMAQLKLAKQFDLPVILHSRKTHDPLAAMLRRIDVPARGVVHGFAGSLSQAQAFVKLGYYIGVGGTITYERANKTRHVMSQLPLTSLLFETDAPDMPVSGFQGEPNRPERLEWIFRSFCELRHETPEEIAQQLYNNSLSLFNLTK; encoded by the coding sequence ATGGGTAAAACACAATTTATAGACACACATTGCCATTTTGATTTCCCGCCGTTCAGTGATTCTTTTACTGATAGCCTACAACGTGCCAAAAAAAGCGGTGTCGAACAGATTGTTATCCCAACCGTGAGCTTGGATAACTTTGCTCGAGTGTGGCAATTGGCACAACAATATCCCCAATTGTATGCCGCTATGGGGTTTCACCCGCTGTATATCAAGCAGTATCAAGATGCACATTTTGATGTGTTAGTGGATTACCTTCGGCAGAAAAATAAAAAGTGTGTGGCGATAGGGGAAATAGGGCTCGATTTATACATGCAAACCCCTCAATTTGAGCGCCAACAGCAACTGTTAATGGCTCAACTTAAACTGGCTAAACAGTTTGATTTACCTGTTATTTTGCATTCTCGTAAAACCCATGATCCGCTTGCGGCGATGCTGCGTCGTATTGATGTGCCTGCTCGTGGGGTAGTGCATGGCTTTGCGGGGAGCTTATCCCAAGCACAAGCCTTTGTTAAGTTGGGATATTATATTGGTGTAGGGGGAACGATAACTTATGAACGCGCCAATAAAACCCGTCATGTGATGTCCCAGTTACCATTAACGTCTCTGTTATTCGAAACTGATGCACCTGATATGCCTGTTTCCGGTTTTCAAGGCGAACCAAATCGCCCGGAACGCCTTGAATGGATTTTCCGTTCGTTTTGTGAGCTTCGCCACGAAACGCCAGAAGAAATCGCTCAACAACTTTACAACAATAGTCTGTCATTATTTAATCTGACAAAGTAA
- the prfC gene encoding peptide chain release factor 3, with translation MTDQNFLHEVSMRRTFAIISHPDAGKTTITEKVLLFGHAIQRAGTVKGRGSNQHAKSDWMEMEKQRGISITTSVMQFPYNNCLVNLLDTPGHEDFSEDTYRTLTAVDCCLMVIDSGKGVEDRTRKLMEVTRLRDTPILTFMNKLDRDIRDPMELLDEVENELKIACCPITWPIGCGKLFKGVYHLLRDETILYQTGQGHTIQEVRIIKGLNNPELDAAVGDELAAQLRDELELVQGASHEFDHDAFLEGELTPVFFGTALGNFGVDHMLDGLVEWAPAPQARQTDVREVEATEEKFTGFVFKIQANMDPKHRDRVAFMRIVSGTYEKGMKLRQVRTKKDVVISDALTFMAGDRSQVENAYAGDIIGLHNHGTIQIGDTFTQGEELKFTGIPNFAPELFRRIRLRDPLKQKQLLKGLVQLSEEGAVQVFRPLTNNDLIVGAVGVLQFDVVVSRLKSEYNVEAIYEAVNVSTARWVECDDAKKFEEFKRKNEQNLALDGGDNLSYIAPTMVNLNLTSERYPDVRFRKTREH, from the coding sequence ATGACAGATCAGAATTTTCTCCATGAAGTTAGCATGCGTAGAACGTTTGCTATCATCTCTCACCCCGATGCGGGTAAAACTACGATTACAGAAAAAGTATTGCTATTTGGTCACGCGATCCAGCGCGCGGGTACTGTAAAAGGCCGTGGCTCAAATCAGCATGCAAAATCTGACTGGATGGAAATGGAAAAACAACGTGGTATTTCTATCACCACATCTGTGATGCAGTTTCCGTACAATAATTGCTTAGTTAACTTACTTGATACCCCAGGGCACGAAGACTTCTCGGAAGATACTTATCGTACATTAACCGCTGTTGACTGTTGCTTGATGGTCATTGACTCGGGTAAGGGGGTTGAGGATCGTACGCGTAAACTGATGGAAGTTACCCGTCTGCGTGATACGCCAATCCTGACTTTCATGAATAAACTTGACCGTGATATTCGTGACCCAATGGAATTGCTGGATGAAGTAGAAAATGAGCTAAAAATAGCTTGTTGCCCAATTACTTGGCCTATTGGTTGCGGTAAGTTATTCAAAGGCGTTTATCATTTGCTACGTGACGAGACCATTCTTTATCAAACAGGTCAAGGTCATACCATCCAAGAAGTGCGTATTATTAAAGGGTTAAATAATCCTGAGCTGGATGCCGCGGTTGGTGATGAGTTGGCAGCACAATTGCGTGATGAATTGGAGCTGGTTCAAGGTGCTTCCCACGAATTTGACCATGATGCCTTCTTAGAAGGTGAATTAACTCCTGTTTTCTTCGGAACTGCGTTAGGGAACTTTGGCGTAGACCATATGCTAGATGGTTTAGTCGAGTGGGCACCAGCACCACAAGCTCGACAAACTGATGTGCGTGAAGTTGAAGCCACAGAAGAAAAATTCACGGGTTTCGTCTTTAAAATTCAAGCCAATATGGACCCAAAACACCGTGACCGTGTTGCATTTATGCGTATTGTTTCAGGTACTTATGAAAAAGGCATGAAACTACGCCAAGTGCGCACTAAAAAAGATGTGGTGATTTCCGATGCATTAACCTTTATGGCCGGTGACCGTTCGCAGGTCGAAAACGCCTATGCAGGGGATATCATTGGGCTGCATAACCACGGTACTATTCAGATTGGTGATACTTTCACTCAAGGTGAAGAACTGAAATTTACCGGTATCCCGAACTTTGCCCCAGAGCTGTTCCGTCGTATTCGTTTACGTGACCCTCTCAAGCAAAAACAGTTGCTTAAAGGATTGGTTCAATTATCTGAAGAAGGTGCGGTGCAGGTGTTCCGTCCATTAACCAATAACGATTTAATCGTAGGTGCCGTGGGGGTTCTGCAGTTTGACGTAGTGGTTTCGCGTTTGAAGAGCGAATATAACGTTGAAGCGATTTATGAAGCGGTCAATGTCTCTACAGCGCGTTGGGTTGAATGCGATGACGCGAAGAAATTCGAAGAATTTAAGCGAAAAAATGAGCAAAATTTAGCCCTTGATGGAGGCGATAACTTATCTTACATCGCGCCAACCATGGTGAACCTCAACCTGACCAGCGAACGTTACCCAGACGTTCGGTTCCGTAAAACGCGCGAACACTAA
- a CDS encoding BON domain-containing protein: MKKAILLSSLTAIGLSFALTACSSSSDSALKKQASETWDSAAKTVEMAGKDTGNAIASGAKNTGEYIDDSAITADVKGKLLGTKGISSNSVSVKTINGVVYLSGFVKSADQIDKITQVASRVNGVKSVQNGLVLAN, from the coding sequence ATGAAAAAGGCAATACTATTAAGTAGTTTAACTGCTATTGGACTGAGCTTTGCACTCACTGCTTGCAGCTCATCGTCAGACAGCGCGCTGAAAAAACAAGCTTCTGAAACGTGGGATAGCGCGGCAAAAACCGTTGAAATGGCGGGTAAAGACACGGGAAATGCCATTGCTAGCGGTGCGAAAAATACGGGTGAATATATTGATGATTCGGCCATTACTGCGGACGTGAAAGGTAAATTACTTGGCACCAAGGGGATCTCCAGTAATAGTGTATCTGTGAAAACCATTAATGGAGTGGTCTACCTTTCAGGTTTTGTTAAGTCCGCCGACCAAATTGATAAAATTACGCAGGTTGCTTCTCGCGTTAATGGCGTGAAATCCGTGCAAAATGGATTGGTGCTTGCAAATTAA
- a CDS encoding patatin family protein, with the protein MGKHVSVTLGTIEPLAFLDNINSGKTALICEGGGQRGIFTAGVLDEFLIADFNPFDLMIGTSAGAQNLSAYICGQAGYARRVITRYTTNSAFFNPLRFIRGGHLIDLDWLIEITTKEFPLRIEAGLDLLNSGREFFMGASRSDDFSAEFLQPNADTWLDIIRASSAIPGFYREGVEFDGTRYHDGGISAAVPVEEAYRRGAETIVVIRTVPSQMYFTPEWVKRMTRWLEGDNNGLQRMAAMLKVHLKSYRKTQEFIENPPKNVQVFEIYPPVPLKSSALGSKVSSLNEDYHTGRRCGRYFIAALGAGFYQRQERFNQTLEQKMELSSLEIDIAPSAQNEPVPEALVPELATESSIIMPVNESRNG; encoded by the coding sequence ATGGGAAAACACGTTTCAGTCACATTAGGCACAATTGAGCCGCTCGCATTTTTAGATAATATCAACTCGGGCAAAACCGCACTGATTTGTGAAGGTGGCGGGCAGCGAGGGATTTTTACTGCGGGTGTACTGGACGAATTTTTGATTGCTGATTTTAATCCGTTTGATTTGATGATTGGTACTTCCGCAGGAGCGCAAAACTTATCTGCATATATTTGCGGGCAGGCGGGGTACGCACGTCGTGTTATCACCCGCTATACCACTAATTCCGCTTTTTTCAATCCATTGCGTTTTATTCGCGGTGGTCACCTTATTGATCTTGATTGGCTGATAGAGATCACGACAAAAGAGTTCCCTTTGCGAATAGAAGCGGGGCTTGATTTATTAAACTCCGGTCGTGAATTTTTTATGGGCGCTAGTCGTAGCGATGATTTTTCTGCTGAATTTTTACAGCCAAATGCAGACACTTGGCTGGATATTATTCGTGCGTCGAGTGCTATCCCTGGCTTCTATCGTGAGGGCGTTGAGTTTGATGGTACCCGATATCATGATGGTGGGATCAGCGCGGCTGTTCCTGTTGAAGAGGCCTATCGACGTGGAGCCGAAACGATTGTGGTGATCCGTACAGTACCGTCTCAAATGTATTTTACCCCTGAATGGGTAAAAAGAATGACGCGCTGGTTAGAAGGGGACAACAATGGGTTACAGCGGATGGCCGCGATGTTAAAGGTGCATCTGAAAAGCTACCGCAAAACGCAAGAATTTATTGAAAATCCCCCTAAAAATGTGCAGGTTTTTGAAATTTACCCTCCTGTACCGTTAAAAAGTAGTGCGCTGGGCAGTAAAGTCTCTTCCTTAAATGAGGATTATCATACAGGGCGGCGTTGTGGGCGTTACTTTATTGCCGCCCTTGGAGCCGGGTTTTATCAGAGGCAAGAGCGTTTTAACCAAACGTTGGAACAGAAAATGGAACTTAGCTCTCTTGAGATTGATATTGCGCCTTCTGCACAAAATGAGCCAGTACCGGAAGCGTTGGTGCCAGAACTTGCGACCGAGTCTTCAATCATAATGCCAGTTAATGAAAGTCGTAATGGGTAA
- a CDS encoding NupC/NupG family nucleoside CNT transporter — translation MSIIGMAVLIAIAILFSSNRRAIRLRTVGGAFIIQLAIGALVLYVPAGRSVLQGMSDGVSKVIGYGQDGMSFIFGGLVSDKMFELFGGGGFIFAFRVLPIIVFFSSLIAVLYYLGIMQLVIKVLGGGLQKVLGTSRTESLSATANIFVGQTEAPLVVRPYIATMTTSELFAIMCGGLASVAGSVLAGYAQMGVPMEYLIAASFMAAPGGLLFAKLMVPETEDVRDRVDAVDLVAEDERPANIIDAAAAGASSGMQLALNVGAMLLAFIALIALINGILGGIGGWFDYPQLSLELLLGWLFAPIAYLIGVPWSEATIAGSFIGQKIVVNEFVAFMNFGEYMKADAEVIAAGKQVLSDHTKAIISFALCGFANLSSVAILLGGLGGMAPNRRGDVARLGMKAVMAGTLSNLMSATIAGFFLTLGAIAVA, via the coding sequence ATGAGTATTATAGGAATGGCGGTACTTATCGCGATAGCTATCCTATTTTCTAGCAATCGCCGCGCGATAAGACTTCGCACCGTGGGTGGTGCATTTATTATCCAGTTGGCAATTGGCGCATTAGTTTTATATGTACCTGCTGGGCGCAGCGTGCTGCAAGGGATGTCTGATGGTGTTTCCAAAGTCATCGGATATGGTCAAGATGGCATGAGCTTTATTTTTGGCGGCTTAGTGTCCGACAAAATGTTCGAATTATTTGGCGGTGGTGGCTTTATTTTTGCCTTCCGCGTACTGCCTATCATCGTCTTCTTTTCATCGTTAATCGCTGTGCTTTATTACTTAGGTATTATGCAGTTAGTCATAAAAGTACTGGGTGGCGGTTTACAAAAAGTATTGGGCACATCAAGAACCGAATCTCTCTCTGCGACAGCCAATATCTTCGTTGGGCAAACAGAAGCGCCGTTGGTTGTGCGTCCTTATATTGCAACAATGACAACCTCTGAACTGTTCGCCATTATGTGTGGCGGATTAGCATCAGTGGCCGGCTCTGTATTAGCGGGTTATGCACAAATGGGCGTACCCATGGAATACCTGATTGCGGCATCATTTATGGCAGCTCCGGGGGGGTTGTTATTCGCAAAACTAATGGTGCCTGAAACGGAAGATGTGCGTGACAGAGTTGATGCGGTCGATTTAGTCGCGGAAGACGAACGTCCTGCTAATATTATTGATGCTGCCGCAGCGGGAGCATCATCAGGGATGCAATTAGCCCTGAACGTGGGGGCAATGTTATTGGCATTTATTGCATTAATTGCCTTAATCAACGGTATTTTAGGTGGTATTGGTGGCTGGTTTGATTATCCACAATTATCTCTTGAATTGTTATTAGGTTGGTTATTTGCGCCTATCGCCTATTTAATTGGTGTGCCATGGAGTGAAGCAACGATTGCGGGCTCTTTCATTGGTCAAAAAATTGTCGTGAATGAGTTTGTTGCCTTTATGAACTTCGGTGAATATATGAAGGCGGATGCGGAAGTTATTGCGGCAGGTAAGCAAGTGTTGTCTGACCATACAAAAGCGATTATCTCATTTGCATTATGTGGTTTCGCCAACTTGTCATCGGTAGCGATCTTATTAGGTGGTTTGGGGGGAATGGCGCCAAATCGCCGTGGAGATGTTGCTCGTCTCGGTATGAAAGCGGTGATGGCGGGGACGCTATCTAACTTAATGAGTGCAACCATTGCTGGCTTCTTCTTGACCTTGGGTGCAATTGCCGTAGCATAA
- the deoA gene encoding thymidine phosphorylase: protein MFLAQEIIRKKRDGKPLSEEEIRFFINGVRDNSVSEGQIAALAMTIYFNDMTMPERVALTLAMRDSGTVLNWKSLNLNGPLVDKHSTGGVGDVTSLMLGPMVAACGGYVPMISGRGLGHTGGTLDKLEAIPNFDIFPDDARFRDIIKDVGVAIIGQTNSLAPADKRFYATRDITATVDSIPLITASILGKKLAEGLDALVMDVKVGSGAFMPTYEKSEELAESIVKVANGAGCKTTALLTDMNEVLASSAGNAVEVREAVQFLTGEYRNPRLYEVTMALCVEMLVSGSLAATREEARQKLQAVLDNGKAADVFGRMVAAQKGPVDFVENYDKYLPTAVLSKAVYAPQDGIITQMDTRALGMSVVTLGGGRRKATDPIDYSVGLSDIAALGSKVDTKTPLAIIHANSEKAWEEAAKEVRAAMVIGENSPEQTPMVYRQISE from the coding sequence GTGTTTCTGGCACAAGAGATTATTCGTAAAAAGCGCGATGGCAAACCATTAAGTGAAGAGGAAATTCGCTTTTTTATCAATGGTGTTCGTGATAATTCTGTTTCGGAAGGCCAAATTGCTGCGCTGGCAATGACCATCTATTTTAACGATATGACGATGCCTGAGCGTGTGGCTTTGACACTGGCAATGCGTGATTCAGGCACCGTTCTGAATTGGAAATCGCTCAATCTTAATGGCCCATTAGTGGATAAACATTCTACAGGCGGTGTCGGCGATGTTACCTCCCTGATGCTCGGCCCAATGGTCGCGGCATGTGGCGGTTATGTTCCAATGATTTCAGGTCGTGGTTTGGGTCATACCGGTGGTACGCTGGATAAACTAGAAGCCATTCCTAATTTCGACATTTTCCCTGATGATGCTCGTTTTCGTGACATTATTAAAGATGTGGGGGTGGCGATTATTGGGCAAACTAATTCATTAGCACCAGCAGATAAACGTTTTTACGCAACCCGTGATATTACTGCGACGGTTGACTCGATCCCGCTGATCACCGCATCTATCTTAGGAAAAAAACTGGCTGAAGGCCTTGATGCCTTAGTGATGGACGTGAAAGTTGGCTCTGGCGCATTTATGCCAACCTATGAGAAATCAGAAGAGCTGGCGGAGTCTATCGTTAAAGTCGCAAACGGCGCAGGTTGCAAAACCACGGCATTATTAACCGATATGAACGAAGTACTGGCCTCCAGTGCGGGTAATGCGGTTGAAGTACGTGAAGCCGTGCAATTCTTGACGGGTGAATACCGTAATCCGCGCCTATATGAAGTCACGATGGCACTTTGTGTGGAAATGTTGGTTTCTGGCTCACTAGCAGCTACCCGTGAGGAAGCACGACAAAAACTGCAAGCGGTACTGGATAACGGTAAAGCCGCTGACGTGTTTGGTCGTATGGTTGCAGCGCAAAAAGGTCCCGTTGACTTTGTTGAAAATTATGACAAATACCTGCCAACTGCCGTGTTGAGTAAAGCTGTTTATGCACCGCAAGACGGTATTATCACGCAAATGGATACACGGGCATTGGGCATGTCCGTTGTGACTTTAGGTGGTGGTCGTCGCAAAGCTACAGACCCAATTGACTACAGTGTTGGTCTGAGCGATATCGCCGCGTTAGGCTCGAAAGTGGATACAAAAACACCATTGGCAATCATCCATGCAAACAGTGAAAAAGCATGGGAAGAGGCGGCAAAAGAAGTGCGCGCAGCGATGGTGATTGGTGAAAACTCCCCTGAGCAAACGCCGATGGTTTATCGCCAAATCAGCGAGTAA
- a CDS encoding GNAT family N-acetyltransferase — protein sequence MSEITIRRATMADIPAITQIHANYSAYANTLQLPYPTEKTWEARLGANEPLVTQFVAVLEQEVVGLLVISQPNQIRRRHVATFGITVSEAHQGKGIGSKLMQVMVDYCDNWLNIHRIELEVFAANGNGVRLYEKFGFVQEGRMRDYAFRDGQYVDAVMMSRIKKYNN from the coding sequence ATGAGTGAGATTACCATACGCAGGGCAACAATGGCTGATATCCCTGCGATTACCCAAATTCACGCTAACTATTCGGCTTACGCCAATACATTGCAGCTCCCCTATCCAACAGAAAAAACGTGGGAAGCGCGTCTTGGGGCGAATGAGCCCCTCGTGACGCAGTTCGTTGCCGTACTTGAGCAAGAAGTCGTTGGATTACTTGTTATTAGTCAGCCTAACCAAATTCGCCGCCGCCATGTCGCCACTTTTGGTATTACTGTCAGTGAAGCACATCAAGGCAAGGGTATTGGCTCGAAATTGATGCAAGTGATGGTAGATTATTGTGATAACTGGCTTAATATCCATCGCATTGAACTCGAAGTATTTGCCGCAAATGGTAACGGAGTCCGGCTGTATGAGAAATTTGGCTTTGTGCAGGAGGGGCGGATGCGAGATTATGCGTTTCGTGACGGGCAATATGTTGATGCAGTAATGATGAGCCGAATAAAAAAATACAATAACTAA
- the deoD gene encoding purine-nucleoside phosphorylase, with protein sequence MATPHINAEMGDFADVVLMPGDPLRAKYIAETFLQDVRQVNNVRGMLGFTGTYKGRKISVMGHGMGIPSCSIYAKELITDFGVKVIIRVGSCGAVMDDVKLRDVVIGMGACTDSKVNRLRFKDHDFAAIADYELVHNAVEAAKARNVNVRVGNLFSADLFYTPDPDMFKVMEKYGILGVEMEAAGIYGVAAEYGARALAICTVSDHIKTGEQTTSDERQTTFNEMIEIALDSVLLGDK encoded by the coding sequence ATGGCAACTCCACATATTAATGCAGAAATGGGTGATTTCGCTGATGTTGTTCTGATGCCAGGCGACCCATTACGTGCAAAATATATCGCAGAAACCTTCCTGCAAGATGTCCGCCAAGTGAACAATGTTCGTGGTATGTTAGGTTTTACAGGAACTTATAAAGGCCGTAAAATATCTGTTATGGGCCACGGTATGGGGATCCCTTCCTGCTCAATCTACGCAAAAGAGTTGATCACGGATTTTGGTGTGAAAGTGATTATTCGTGTAGGTTCATGTGGTGCCGTAATGGATGACGTTAAACTGCGTGATGTGGTTATCGGCATGGGCGCTTGTACAGATTCTAAAGTGAATCGCCTTCGCTTCAAAGACCACGATTTTGCTGCGATTGCAGACTATGAACTTGTTCATAATGCAGTTGAAGCGGCAAAAGCAAGAAACGTGAATGTCCGTGTGGGGAACCTGTTCTCTGCTGACCTATTCTATACGCCAGATCCCGACATGTTTAAAGTGATGGAAAAATACGGCATCCTTGGTGTTGAAATGGAAGCGGCAGGTATCTATGGTGTCGCTGCGGAGTACGGTGCGCGCGCACTGGCAATTTGTACCGTCTCTGACCATATCAAAACGGGTGAGCAAACTACCTCGGATGAGCGTCAAACAACCTTTAATGAAATGATTGAAATCGCACTGGATTCTGTTTTGTTAGGCGACAAATAA